One Fontisphaera persica DNA window includes the following coding sequences:
- a CDS encoding DUF5060 domain-containing protein, translating into MVEIATAAPADRRLPVELSTTSVGRFERIEFTFPIQAVAENPYDPLEVDLRVEMVTPSGDRLTLPAFYYQPYEKISRPGRAEGGELWYPSGPALWKARFAPSETGRYRAWALLTDRAGTVQSEEFTFESRPSARRGFLRVSTNDTRYLEFTDGTPFFAIGQNVAFIKEVALQGEMLRRLGAAGGNFARVWACAEDWGLGIEARKSAWGRSWNWNPPLVVSPDATGFHANRLCVKLSGEAGAAVTMNPSQPVVLRTQTAYTFRLSYRTEGQAEASFDLAGPQTLPSRRQWSPYTLAFTNQNWAVLPQMVFRLNRAGAVYMRDFSLQEARGGPELLEEADPNRPVLGVYNARDCFYLDQILETAEQSGVHLQIVLFTRDHYMHHLRQAGGRAYRTATDYARRLLRYAVARWGYSTHVAAWEYFNEMDPGLPTEPFYTELARYLDTVDVYRHLRVNSTWHSPSKDYAHPDLDAANQHHYLRPPSGDIWKDEVASITTQFELNRDRLKDRPLFFAEYGITDANWQRAPQLDQDQEWVHLHNGLWLTLALGYGSTVCHWYWDDIHRRNAYPVYTALARFARDIPFNRGQLKPTPALATPPLKAFGQKGDGLAYFWIWHPQATWWNLAMEKQEAPLVSGAALELAEIPAATCQAQWFDTRKGQSLQEITLPVKEGRIKMAIPDFRRDVAVKIRWQIRGQ; encoded by the coding sequence ATGGTGGAAATCGCAACGGCCGCCCCCGCAGACCGGCGGCTGCCGGTGGAGCTTTCGACAACCAGCGTGGGACGTTTCGAGAGAATTGAATTCACGTTCCCCATTCAAGCCGTGGCTGAAAATCCTTACGATCCTCTGGAGGTGGATTTGCGGGTGGAAATGGTCACTCCCTCAGGAGACCGGCTGACCTTGCCCGCCTTTTATTATCAACCCTACGAAAAAATTTCGCGCCCGGGCCGGGCAGAAGGTGGCGAGCTTTGGTATCCTAGCGGTCCGGCATTATGGAAAGCCCGTTTCGCACCATCGGAAACCGGCCGCTATCGTGCCTGGGCTTTGCTCACCGACCGGGCGGGCACCGTGCAGTCCGAGGAATTTACTTTTGAATCCCGCCCTTCCGCTCGCCGGGGCTTTCTGCGCGTCTCCACCAATGACACGCGATATTTGGAATTTACGGATGGCACGCCGTTTTTTGCCATCGGCCAAAACGTGGCCTTCATCAAAGAGGTGGCCCTGCAGGGGGAAATGCTCCGGCGTTTGGGCGCCGCTGGCGGCAATTTTGCCCGCGTATGGGCCTGCGCCGAGGATTGGGGGCTGGGCATCGAGGCGCGGAAAAGCGCGTGGGGCCGCTCGTGGAACTGGAATCCGCCCTTGGTGGTCAGCCCCGACGCCACGGGCTTCCATGCCAACCGGTTGTGCGTGAAGTTAAGTGGCGAGGCCGGGGCTGCGGTCACCATGAACCCTTCCCAGCCGGTGGTGTTGCGCACCCAAACGGCATACACATTTCGCTTAAGCTACCGCACCGAGGGCCAGGCCGAGGCGAGTTTCGATTTGGCCGGCCCCCAAACTCTCCCCTCCCGCCGGCAATGGTCGCCCTACACCCTGGCGTTCACCAATCAAAATTGGGCCGTCCTGCCGCAAATGGTCTTTCGCCTGAATCGCGCGGGCGCGGTGTATATGCGCGACTTTTCCCTGCAGGAGGCCCGCGGCGGGCCGGAGCTGCTGGAGGAAGCAGACCCCAACCGCCCCGTGTTGGGTGTCTATAATGCGCGTGATTGTTTTTATCTGGACCAGATTCTGGAGACGGCCGAGCAAAGCGGGGTGCATTTGCAAATCGTTTTATTCACCCGCGACCATTATATGCACCATTTGCGCCAGGCCGGCGGGCGGGCTTATCGCACCGCCACTGATTACGCCCGCCGATTGCTGCGCTATGCGGTGGCGCGTTGGGGATACTCGACTCACGTGGCCGCATGGGAGTACTTCAATGAAATGGACCCGGGCCTGCCCACCGAACCCTTTTACACCGAACTGGCGCGCTACCTGGATACCGTGGATGTGTACCGGCATTTGCGCGTGAACAGCACCTGGCACTCGCCCTCCAAAGATTACGCCCACCCGGACTTGGACGCCGCCAATCAACATCATTACCTGCGCCCCCCTTCGGGAGACATCTGGAAAGACGAAGTGGCCAGCATCACCACTCAGTTTGAATTGAATCGCGACCGATTGAAAGACCGCCCGCTGTTCTTTGCGGAATATGGCATCACCGACGCCAACTGGCAGCGCGCCCCACAGTTGGACCAGGACCAGGAATGGGTGCATTTGCATAATGGCCTCTGGCTGACCCTGGCGCTGGGTTACGGCAGCACCGTCTGCCACTGGTATTGGGATGACATTCACCGGCGCAACGCCTATCCCGTTTACACCGCGCTGGCTCGTTTCGCCCGCGACATTCCCTTCAACCGCGGCCAACTAAAACCCACTCCCGCCCTTGCCACGCCGCCGCTCAAGGCCTTTGGACAAAAAGGAGATGGCCTGGCTTATTTTTGGATTTGGCACCCACAAGCCACCTGGTGGAATCTGGCCATGGAAAAACAGGAAGCTCCCCTGGTCAGTGGCGCCGCATTGGAATTGGCCGAAATACCCGCCGCCACTTGTCAGGCGCAATGGTTCGACACGCGCAAAGGACAATCGCTACAGGAAATAACCCTTCCGGTCAAAGAGGGCCGAATCAAAATGGCCATCCCTGATTTCCGCCGGGACGTGGCGGTGAAAATCCGCTGGCAAATCCGTGGCCAATAA